One segment of Haloplanus natans DSM 17983 DNA contains the following:
- a CDS encoding ArsR/SmtB family transcription factor has protein sequence MEVVLWQVLAATRGGPNRARILRELDERPRNANRLADDLDLAYNTVRHHLDVLEEHDIVTSGDENYGTVYLPSERTRNHWETVEDIFTKLQG, from the coding sequence ATGGAGGTGGTGCTCTGGCAGGTCCTCGCGGCGACCCGTGGGGGGCCGAACCGCGCCCGTATCCTCCGCGAACTCGACGAACGCCCCCGCAACGCCAACCGCCTCGCCGACGACCTCGACTTGGCGTACAACACCGTCCGTCACCACCTCGATGTCCTCGAAGAACACGACATCGTCACGAGTGGCGACGAGAACTACGGCACCGTCTACCTGCCGAGCGAGCGAACTCGGAACCACTGGGAGACCGTCGAAGACATCTTCACCAAACTCCAAGGATGA
- a CDS encoding amidase, with the protein MSNVPPNVRAPTPDEIREKAAKHHMTLSDEEVADFSAVIAETMAGYERLDELPEPTPERAYSDRDPGYRPTSAEDPLNAFVRRCEVQGADAGPLSGYEVGLKDNVALAGVEMTCGSKLFEGYVPETDATIVTRLLDAGATITGKTNMEDMAFSGSGELSATGPVHNPYDPEYIAGGSSSGSVAAVVDGDVDVAIGGDQGGSIRIPAAWSGGVGHKPTHSLVPYTGIAGLGRSFDHVGPMATSVADCARVLDVIAGADGLDPRQGAVPTEPYLDALDESPEVTVGVLEEGFEHDASEAAVDSTVRDALDAFAEAGAEVTTVSVPMHLDGMPIWNGIATEATAATVDADGIGHYGNGRYDTQFMDAFGRARRAAADDYLTTLKLTLVLGQYLADEYRGHYYAKAQNLSRELADRYDEVLSEVDVLAMPTTPQTAHEHRTDLDRVAVIERALCMLANTAPFDVTGHPALSVPAGTADGLPVGLMLVGERFDDATVLRAGHAFEQHHDWEAF; encoded by the coding sequence ATGTCGAACGTCCCACCGAACGTGCGGGCACCGACGCCGGACGAGATCCGCGAGAAGGCGGCGAAACACCACATGACCCTCTCCGACGAGGAGGTGGCCGACTTCTCGGCGGTGATCGCGGAGACGATGGCGGGGTACGAACGCCTGGACGAACTGCCGGAACCGACGCCCGAGCGGGCGTACTCCGACCGGGACCCGGGCTACCGACCGACGTCGGCGGAGGACCCGTTGAACGCGTTCGTTCGGCGGTGCGAGGTGCAGGGAGCGGACGCCGGCCCGTTGTCCGGGTACGAGGTCGGCCTCAAGGACAACGTCGCCCTCGCCGGCGTCGAGATGACCTGTGGCTCGAAACTCTTCGAGGGGTACGTTCCGGAGACCGACGCGACGATCGTCACGCGACTGCTCGACGCCGGCGCGACGATCACCGGGAAGACGAATATGGAGGATATGGCCTTCTCGGGAAGCGGCGAACTGTCCGCGACGGGGCCCGTCCACAACCCGTACGACCCCGAGTACATCGCCGGCGGCTCGTCGAGCGGGTCCGTCGCCGCCGTCGTCGACGGCGACGTCGACGTCGCCATCGGCGGCGACCAGGGTGGTTCGATCCGCATTCCGGCCGCCTGGAGCGGCGGCGTCGGTCACAAGCCCACGCACAGCCTCGTTCCGTACACCGGGATCGCTGGCCTCGGCCGGTCGTTCGACCACGTCGGCCCGATGGCGACGAGCGTCGCCGACTGCGCCCGCGTGCTCGACGTGATCGCCGGGGCCGACGGTCTCGATCCGCGACAGGGAGCGGTGCCGACCGAACCGTATCTCGACGCTCTCGACGAATCGCCGGAGGTGACCGTCGGCGTCCTCGAAGAGGGGTTCGAGCACGATGCCAGCGAAGCGGCAGTCGACTCGACTGTCCGGGACGCACTCGACGCCTTCGCCGAGGCCGGTGCCGAAGTGACGACAGTCTCGGTACCGATGCATCTCGACGGTATGCCGATCTGGAACGGTATCGCCACCGAGGCGACCGCGGCAACGGTCGACGCCGACGGCATCGGCCACTACGGCAACGGCCGGTACGACACGCAGTTCATGGACGCGTTCGGCCGTGCACGCCGCGCTGCCGCCGACGACTACCTCACGACGCTGAAACTGACGCTCGTGCTCGGACAGTATCTCGCCGACGAATACCGGGGTCACTACTACGCGAAGGCACAGAACCTGAGCCGGGAACTCGCCGACAGATACGACGAGGTGCTGTCGGAGGTCGACGTACTGGCGATGCCGACGACGCCCCAGACCGCACACGAACACCGCACCGATCTCGATCGGGTGGCCGTGATCGAGCGCGCTCTCTGTATGCTGGCGAATACGGCGCCGTTCGACGTGACCGGCCATCCCGCGCTCTCGGTTCCGGCGGGCACGGCCGACGGACTGCCGGTCGGCCTCATGCTCGTCGGCGAGCGATTCGACGACGCGACGGTGTTGCGCGCGGGCCACGCGTTCGAGCAGCATCACGACTGGGAGGCGTTCTGA
- a CDS encoding dienelactone hydrolase family protein: MSLTRLGPVLVAALVLLSGCSGVLGGDTATPTAAPTETPTPAPTGTGTPTAEASYTQTEHMGCQPGAIEKNGTCEPVTTGGNADIFGAENLAPITAERTTINGTPGYLARPAAEGEYPSVVMIHEWWGLNGNIEHMAEILAGHGYVVFAVDLYDGEVAANSSEAARLSGQVRENPDVAVSKMSRAVSGLRDRADTTDRVASLGWCFGGGQSLQLSLSDADLNATVIYYGTLTTNASTLQRIDAPVLGVFGSEDQVVGIENVREFNRTLGELGVEREIHVYEGAGHAFANPSGESFRPDATRDAWSKTLRFLDENLKED, translated from the coding sequence ATGTCACTCACGCGACTCGGTCCCGTCCTCGTCGCCGCGCTGGTGCTCCTGAGCGGTTGCTCGGGGGTCCTCGGCGGCGACACCGCGACGCCGACGGCGGCGCCGACAGAGACGCCGACGCCCGCACCGACGGGGACGGGGACTCCGACCGCCGAAGCCTCGTACACACAGACCGAGCACATGGGCTGTCAGCCCGGCGCCATCGAGAAGAACGGCACCTGCGAACCCGTCACGACCGGCGGCAACGCCGACATCTTCGGCGCCGAGAACCTCGCGCCCATCACGGCCGAGCGGACGACGATCAACGGCACGCCGGGCTATCTCGCTCGCCCGGCCGCCGAGGGCGAGTACCCATCGGTCGTCATGATCCACGAGTGGTGGGGGCTCAACGGCAACATCGAGCACATGGCGGAGATCCTCGCCGGGCACGGCTACGTCGTCTTCGCGGTCGACCTCTACGACGGCGAGGTGGCGGCGAACTCCTCGGAGGCCGCGCGCCTCTCCGGACAGGTCCGCGAGAACCCCGACGTGGCCGTCTCGAAGATGAGCCGCGCCGTCTCGGGGCTTCGTGACCGCGCCGACACCACGGACCGGGTCGCGAGCCTCGGCTGGTGTTTCGGCGGCGGTCAGAGCCTCCAGTTGAGTCTCAGTGACGCCGACCTGAACGCGACGGTCATCTACTACGGGACGCTCACGACCAACGCGTCGACGCTCCAGCGTATCGACGCACCCGTCCTCGGCGTCTTCGGCTCCGAGGACCAGGTCGTCGGCATCGAGAACGTCCGCGAGTTCAACCGGACGCTCGGCGAACTCGGCGTCGAACGCGAAATCCACGTCTACGAAGGCGCGGGCCACGCCTTCGCCAACCCGAGCGGCGAGAGTTTCCGCCCGGACGCCACGCGTGACGCGTGGTCGAAAACGCTGCGCTTCCTCGACGAGAACCTGAAAGAAGACTAG
- a CDS encoding PAS domain S-box protein: MSRRRHVLYVDGGGDETPPTHLETADFEVHTTATVAGALDRLATASVDCVVASPPLADGDGLDLLGRVRATHPRLPVVFHPADGSEALASEAIGAGATDYVPRSGENGDRLVEAVTNAIAAEPTRPAERVVHLVRTIQSALVRARTAGEIDDVVCEAIVDTEPYAFAWIGEYDETDGQVTPRASAGFEAGYLETIDVAADGSRVSRGPTGRSIDSHAVEVVQDIPDAPAYEPWRAEALERSYRSSAAIPLVHDDTLYGVLNVYADRTGVFDAPERELLADLGQTIGHAHHRVRIQELYESQYRQLFEEAPVMVALTRDTDDGPVIEDCNRQFAAKLGASREDLRERPLTDVYTEEAARELLDGDGYRRALAGEFVTTERALRTLEGDRLETLLQATPRRNAAGDIVGTNALYVDLTERKRARKVLDQVEAMEASIDGIGILDEDGEFVYANQAHADIYGYDDPDAFVGNTWRMLYGDDERARFESEVVPAIERGEEWRGEARGRCADGSAFPQDLSLTPISDGGYICVVRDITERKQYERRLEGQRDNLEILNQVVRHDIRNDLQVVVGYATILREFVDGEGRDYVERVVSSGRDAVETTKTAGEVAKVMLSATAETKPVGLRHAVTNRIDEVDAAYTDAILTTEGTIPDVSVPADDMLGSVFKNLLTNAVVHNDGPVREVTVSAAVADDTVAVRIADNGPGIPDDRKDAIFEDGEKGLDSEGTGLGLYLVETLVDRYGGDVRIEDNEPEGSVFVVELPVVDRSDER, translated from the coding sequence ATGTCGAGGCGGCGGCACGTACTGTACGTCGACGGCGGTGGGGACGAAACGCCGCCGACCCACCTCGAGACGGCCGACTTCGAGGTCCACACGACGGCGACGGTAGCGGGCGCGCTCGATCGGCTAGCGACGGCGTCGGTCGACTGCGTCGTCGCGTCGCCGCCACTGGCCGACGGGGACGGACTCGACCTCCTGGGGCGCGTGCGGGCGACCCACCCGCGCCTGCCCGTCGTCTTCCATCCGGCGGACGGGTCGGAGGCGCTCGCGAGCGAGGCGATCGGCGCCGGCGCTACCGATTACGTGCCGCGGTCGGGCGAGAACGGGGATCGGCTGGTCGAGGCCGTCACGAACGCCATCGCCGCGGAGCCGACCCGTCCGGCCGAACGGGTCGTCCACCTCGTCAGGACGATCCAGTCGGCGCTCGTCCGGGCGCGGACGGCCGGCGAAATCGACGACGTGGTGTGTGAGGCCATCGTCGACACCGAGCCCTACGCCTTCGCCTGGATCGGCGAGTACGACGAGACCGACGGACAGGTGACACCTCGGGCGTCCGCCGGGTTCGAAGCGGGCTATCTCGAAACGATCGACGTGGCGGCCGACGGCAGTCGGGTGAGTCGAGGACCGACGGGCCGGTCGATCGACAGCCACGCCGTCGAGGTGGTCCAGGACATCCCGGACGCGCCGGCGTACGAGCCGTGGCGGGCGGAGGCCCTCGAACGGTCGTATCGCTCCAGCGCCGCGATACCGCTCGTTCACGACGACACGCTCTACGGCGTGTTGAACGTCTACGCCGACCGAACGGGGGTGTTCGACGCACCGGAACGGGAGTTGCTGGCCGACCTCGGTCAGACCATCGGGCACGCGCACCACCGCGTCCGGATACAGGAACTGTACGAGTCGCAGTATCGACAACTGTTCGAGGAGGCACCGGTGATGGTCGCGCTGACGCGCGATACGGACGACGGCCCGGTCATCGAGGACTGCAACCGACAGTTCGCGGCCAAGCTGGGCGCGTCCCGCGAGGACCTTCGCGAGCGACCGCTGACGGACGTCTACACCGAGGAAGCGGCGCGGGAACTCCTCGACGGGGATGGCTACCGGCGGGCACTGGCCGGCGAGTTCGTCACGACCGAGCGGGCGCTCCGCACACTGGAGGGCGACCGACTGGAGACGCTGTTGCAGGCGACGCCGCGGCGGAACGCGGCGGGCGACATCGTGGGGACGAACGCACTCTACGTCGATCTGACGGAGCGCAAGCGGGCGCGGAAAGTGCTCGACCAGGTCGAGGCGATGGAGGCGTCCATCGACGGCATCGGCATCCTCGACGAGGACGGCGAGTTCGTCTACGCCAACCAGGCACACGCGGACATCTACGGCTACGACGACCCGGACGCGTTCGTCGGCAACACGTGGCGGATGCTCTACGGCGACGACGAGCGCGCCCGGTTCGAGTCCGAAGTCGTGCCGGCTATCGAGAGAGGAGAGGAGTGGCGGGGGGAGGCGCGGGGCCGCTGTGCCGACGGGAGTGCCTTCCCGCAGGACCTCTCGCTCACCCCGATCTCCGACGGCGGCTACATCTGTGTCGTGCGCGATATCACCGAACGCAAACAGTACGAACGGCGGCTGGAAGGACAGCGCGACAACCTCGAAATCCTCAATCAGGTGGTGCGCCACGACATCCGCAACGACCTGCAGGTCGTCGTCGGTTACGCCACGATCCTCCGCGAGTTCGTCGACGGTGAGGGGCGTGACTACGTCGAACGCGTGGTGTCGAGTGGCCGCGACGCCGTCGAGACCACCAAGACGGCCGGCGAGGTTGCCAAGGTGATGCTCAGCGCCACGGCGGAGACGAAGCCGGTCGGGCTCAGACACGCCGTCACCAACCGGATCGACGAAGTCGACGCCGCGTACACGGACGCAATCCTGACGACCGAGGGGACGATTCCCGACGTGTCGGTCCCCGCCGACGACATGCTGGGTTCGGTGTTCAAGAACCTCCTCACGAACGCCGTCGTCCACAACGACGGCCCGGTCCGGGAGGTGACCGTCTCGGCGGCCGTCGCCGACGACACCGTAGCCGTTCGGATCGCCGACAACGGCCCCGGCATCCCCGACGACCGCAAAGACGCCATCTTCGAGGACGGCGAGAAAGGCCTCGACAGCGAGGGGACCGGCCTCGGGCTCTATCTCGTCGAGACGCTGGTCGACCGCTACGGCGGCGACGTTCGGATCGAGGACAACGAGCCCGAGGGGTCGGTGTTCGTCGTGGAACTCCCCGTCGTCGACCGATCGGACGAGCGGTAA
- a CDS encoding sensor histidine kinase: MVSKGDLGVSYLVAVGVVLFGVFSVGVLRPFGSGTAMESRSLLGLSMGIMIAGSFLVTGVGLARSTLDDERVWRVAGWSTLGLGVPTLLAVVVVLLAPSLLRGIGWRSVVIVDIAAGGVVGVLVGSLLELRAEHERTRTLNQRNTVFLRLFRHDIRTSLNLIRGHLKLVVTDGSTPLQSADVIRDHLAHIERLSDAAKRLDDLESMVETVPVNFGALVRDRIDELRQSTDSVTVETDIDETHVAANELLSSVVDNLLRNAVEHGSTSNRTGTGDAVEHGSTGSESEADGGPWLRVTVQPTDGGDAVRLRIEDDGPGFTDAELAVHADARATETALQHSDGVGLWLVRWIVDAYDGRVDIGNADDGGAVVTVTLPRADEPPTGASVPESTPSAAENGELAPSR; encoded by the coding sequence ATGGTCTCGAAGGGTGACCTCGGCGTGAGTTACCTCGTCGCCGTCGGTGTCGTGCTGTTCGGCGTCTTCAGCGTGGGGGTGCTCCGGCCGTTCGGCTCCGGGACCGCGATGGAGTCGCGGTCACTGCTCGGCCTCAGCATGGGGATCATGATCGCCGGGAGCTTCCTCGTCACCGGCGTCGGCCTGGCACGGAGCACACTCGACGACGAACGGGTCTGGCGCGTCGCCGGGTGGTCGACACTCGGACTCGGCGTCCCGACCCTTCTCGCCGTCGTCGTCGTGTTACTCGCGCCGTCGCTGCTCCGCGGGATCGGCTGGCGGAGCGTCGTCATCGTCGACATCGCCGCCGGTGGCGTCGTCGGCGTCCTGGTCGGGTCCCTTCTCGAACTTCGGGCCGAACACGAGCGGACTCGGACGCTCAACCAGCGCAACACCGTCTTCCTCCGGCTGTTCCGCCACGACATCCGGACCAGCCTCAACCTCATTCGCGGCCACCTCAAACTCGTCGTGACGGACGGGTCGACGCCGCTCCAGTCCGCCGACGTGATCCGCGATCACCTCGCGCACATCGAGCGCCTGAGCGACGCGGCGAAACGGCTCGACGACCTCGAATCGATGGTCGAGACGGTGCCCGTGAATTTCGGCGCGCTCGTTCGTGACCGGATCGACGAACTTCGACAGTCGACCGACTCGGTGACCGTCGAAACCGATATCGACGAGACGCACGTGGCGGCGAACGAACTCCTCTCGTCGGTCGTCGACAACCTGCTCAGGAACGCCGTCGAGCACGGCTCGACGAGCAACCGGACGGGGACCGGTGACGCCGTCGAGCACGGGTCCACTGGCAGTGAGTCGGAAGCCGACGGCGGTCCCTGGCTTCGGGTGACGGTCCAGCCGACCGATGGCGGCGACGCCGTCCGGCTCCGAATCGAGGACGACGGGCCGGGCTTTACCGACGCCGAACTCGCGGTTCACGCCGACGCCCGGGCGACCGAGACGGCACTCCAGCACAGCGACGGCGTCGGCCTCTGGCTCGTCCGGTGGATCGTCGACGCCTACGACGGGCGAGTCGACATCGGGAACGCCGACGACGGCGGCGCCGTCGTGACCGTAACCCTGCCGCGGGCGGATGAGCCGCCCACGGGCGCCTCGGTCCCCGAGTCGACGCCATCGGCCGCGGAGAACGGGGAACTCGCGCCGTCACGGTGA
- a CDS encoding DUF4397 domain-containing protein: MTDTADTTRRRVLLGLGTAATAGLAGCGGQGGGDATSTPTATATETATPTETPTETATETPSGSASLRVAHMSPNAPNVDVYADGSAVLEDVAFGAVSDYLEVPAGERQLRITPAGQSGTTVFEGAVPVESGTAYTVAAVGEVGDMADQPFEPLVLEDDNSDPGGDMARVRLVHASPDAPAVDVTLASNGDVLFDGVAFGESGYVTVPAGDYTLQIRGDTDSNDGDVVAEFDVSLDGGQVYTGFAAGYLSPDDEPADTAFDLIVANDTGGGMMESPDPASLRVAHMSPNAPNVDIYADGSAVLEDVAFGAVSDYLEVPAGERQVRITPAGQSGTTVFEGAVPVESGTAYTVAAVGEVGDMADQPFEPLVLTDDNSDPGDDMARVRLVHASPDAPAVDVTLASNGDALFDGVAFGESGYVTVPAGDYTLQVRGDTDSNDGDVVAEFDVSLTGGGVYTAFAAGYLSPDDEPADTAFDLLVSQDTGGSMDGSGGNGMSMGAPSGGLLGR; the protein is encoded by the coding sequence ATGACGGATACCGCCGACACGACACGACGCCGCGTACTTCTCGGACTCGGAACCGCCGCGACCGCCGGCCTCGCCGGCTGTGGTGGGCAGGGTGGCGGCGACGCCACGTCCACGCCGACGGCGACGGCCACCGAGACGGCGACGCCGACCGAGACGCCGACCGAAACCGCAACCGAGACGCCGAGCGGATCGGCCAGCCTCCGGGTGGCGCATATGTCCCCGAACGCCCCGAACGTCGACGTCTACGCCGACGGCAGCGCCGTCCTCGAAGACGTGGCCTTCGGCGCCGTCAGCGACTATCTGGAGGTGCCCGCCGGCGAGCGCCAACTCCGCATCACGCCGGCCGGCCAGTCCGGAACGACCGTCTTCGAGGGCGCCGTCCCCGTCGAAAGCGGGACGGCCTACACCGTCGCCGCCGTCGGCGAAGTGGGCGACATGGCCGACCAACCGTTCGAGCCCCTGGTTCTGGAAGACGACAACAGCGATCCGGGCGGTGACATGGCCCGGGTGCGTCTGGTCCACGCCTCGCCCGACGCCCCCGCCGTCGACGTGACGCTAGCGTCGAACGGCGACGTACTCTTCGACGGCGTTGCCTTCGGCGAATCTGGCTACGTAACCGTCCCCGCCGGCGACTACACCCTCCAAATCCGGGGCGACACCGACTCGAACGACGGCGACGTGGTCGCCGAGTTCGACGTGAGCCTCGACGGCGGGCAGGTGTACACCGGCTTCGCCGCGGGCTATCTCTCGCCCGACGACGAACCGGCCGACACCGCCTTCGACCTCATCGTCGCCAACGACACCGGGGGCGGGATGATGGAGAGCCCGGACCCGGCCAGCCTCCGGGTGGCGCATATGTCCCCGAACGCCCCGAACGTCGACATCTACGCCGACGGCAGCGCCGTCCTCGAAGACGTGGCCTTCGGCGCCGTCAGCGACTATCTGGAGGTGCCCGCCGGCGAGCGACAGGTTCGCATCACCCCGGCCGGCCAGTCGGGAACGACCGTCTTCGAGGGCGCCGTCCCCGTCGAAAGCGGGACGGCCTACACCGTCGCCGCCGTCGGCGAAGTGGGCGACATGGCCGATCAGCCCTTCGAACCACTCGTGTTGACGGACGACAACAGCGATCCGGGCGACGACATGGCCCGCGTGCGTCTGGTCCACGCCTCGCCCGACGCCCCCGCCGTCGACGTGACGCTAGCGTCGAACGGCGACGCGCTGTTCGACGGCGTCGCCTTCGGCGAATCTGGCTACGTAACCGTCCCCGCCGGCGACTACACCCTCCAAGTCCGGGGCGACACCGACTCGAACGACGGTGACGTGGTCGCCGAGTTCGACGTGAGCCTGACCGGTGGCGGCGTCTACACCGCCTTCGCCGCGGGCTATCTCTCGCCCGACGACGAACCGGCCGACACCGCCTTCGACCTGCTGGTGAGCCAGGACACCGGCGGGTCGATGGACGGGTCGGGCGGTAACGGGATGTCGATGGGCGCCCCGAGCGGGGGACTGCTCGGCCGCTAA
- a CDS encoding alpha/beta hydrolase — MNGPHQGQPLVTAGTPLDEAEAAVVLVHGRGATARSIVRMAESFHHPGVAYLAPQASNNTWYPSPFTAPVEANEPGRTSGLQAIADAIERATDAGIPTDRVMLLGFSQGACLGSEFVARDPRRYGGLVVLSGGLIGETIDPDDYDGDLDHTPVFFGCSDIDPHIPEGRVQVSATVFERLNADVTTRLYPGMGHTINEDERERVSAMVANLLD; from the coding sequence GTGAACGGACCACACCAGGGGCAGCCGCTCGTGACGGCGGGGACGCCCCTCGACGAGGCCGAGGCGGCCGTCGTCCTCGTTCACGGCCGCGGCGCGACGGCGCGGAGCATCGTCCGGATGGCGGAGTCGTTTCACCATCCCGGCGTCGCCTATCTGGCACCGCAGGCGAGCAACAACACGTGGTATCCCAGCCCGTTCACCGCGCCGGTCGAGGCGAACGAACCGGGCCGCACGTCGGGGCTACAGGCCATCGCGGACGCCATCGAGCGGGCGACCGACGCAGGGATTCCGACCGACCGCGTCATGCTCCTGGGCTTCTCGCAGGGGGCGTGTCTCGGAAGCGAGTTCGTCGCCCGCGACCCCCGTCGGTACGGCGGACTGGTGGTCCTCTCGGGTGGCCTGATCGGCGAGACGATCGATCCCGACGACTACGACGGTGACCTCGACCACACGCCGGTCTTTTTCGGCTGTAGCGACATCGATCCACACATCCCCGAGGGGCGCGTGCAGGTGTCCGCCACGGTGTTCGAGCGGCTGAACGCCGACGTGACGACACGGCTCTACCCGGGAATGGGACACACCATCAACGAGGACGAACGGGAGCGCGTGTCGGCGATGGTTGCCAACCTGCTCGACTAG
- a CDS encoding cupin domain-containing protein has protein sequence MSDTRQSPEPTLKRAADANYEELSKADGVRKAVILDESDGAPTFRMRRYRLDPGAEVPKHTNAVEHEVHTVDGEYVVGIEDEEHTVREGDSLLIPAGTVHWFRNESESESSFVCMVPNGDAGIDLVDE, from the coding sequence ATGAGCGACACACGGCAGTCCCCCGAGCCGACCCTGAAACGCGCCGCCGACGCCAACTACGAGGAGCTATCGAAAGCGGACGGCGTGCGCAAGGCGGTCATCCTCGACGAGTCCGACGGCGCGCCCACCTTCCGGATGCGTCGCTACCGTCTCGACCCCGGCGCCGAGGTGCCCAAACACACCAACGCGGTCGAACACGAGGTCCACACCGTCGACGGCGAGTACGTCGTCGGCATCGAAGACGAGGAGCACACGGTCCGCGAGGGCGACTCCCTGCTCATCCCCGCCGGCACCGTCCACTGGTTCAGAAACGAGAGCGAGTCGGAGAGCTCGTTCGTCTGTATGGTGCCGAACGGCGACGCGGGGATCGACCTCGTCGACGAGTGA
- a CDS encoding DUF1684 domain-containing protein, translating into MTETPPDYAERLRENRAEKDRLFAEERGSPVPPERREEFDGLDYFDPDPDYRVTATVTVHDDPEPVDMDTSDDRTVRYLRVVTFSFDLGGEAHTLRGYRQEGGDDAVFVPFRDKTTGQQTYRGGRYMELTPDRELADGDRVTLDFNLAYTPFCAFSDAFSCPLPPEENWLETTVPAGERVPGL; encoded by the coding sequence GTGACCGAGACGCCCCCCGACTACGCCGAGCGGTTGCGCGAGAATCGCGCCGAGAAGGACCGGCTGTTCGCCGAGGAGCGTGGTTCGCCCGTGCCGCCCGAGCGACGCGAGGAGTTCGACGGGCTCGACTACTTCGACCCCGATCCGGACTACCGCGTCACGGCGACCGTGACCGTCCACGACGACCCCGAACCGGTCGACATGGACACCAGCGACGACCGGACCGTCCGCTACCTGCGGGTCGTCACGTTCTCGTTCGATCTCGGCGGCGAGGCGCACACCCTCCGGGGCTACCGACAGGAAGGTGGCGACGACGCCGTCTTCGTTCCGTTCCGCGACAAGACGACGGGGCAGCAAACCTACCGTGGCGGCCGCTACATGGAGCTCACACCCGACCGCGAACTCGCGGACGGCGACCGCGTCACGCTCGATTTCAACCTGGCGTACACGCCGTTCTGTGCCTTCAGCGACGCCTTCTCCTGTCCGCTCCCGCCCGAGGAGAACTGGCTGGAGACGACGGTGCCGGCGGGGGAGCGGGTGCCCGGCCTGTAG
- a CDS encoding ATP-binding protein, which produces MDRLPFPAIVGQEDLKSALLLNAVNRDIGGVLIRGERGTGKSSAVRGLERVLPEIRVVADCRFNCPPDDPARQCAACRERTATETERVPTPVVDLPLGATEDRLLGSLDFEQALNEGVSALDPGLLARANRGVLYVDEVNLLDDHLVDLLLDAAASGVNRIEREGLTITHPAEFVLVGTMNPEEGRLRPQFLDRFGLQVDAEAPTDPETRASIVEVAEAFERDPDAVRERYRDAERRLGERIVTARDRYDDITLDDERRRTIAELCIAAGVEGNRGDITTARCARAIAALDGRTAVEDADVRRAAAFALPHRIPSDPFDDEVSVDRLAADHLDDTSTADSVTDDRSNDDPATGDSEAAPERGRRGGSEDRRDDDAIDRAIRRLRDFF; this is translated from the coding sequence ATGGACCGACTCCCCTTCCCCGCAATCGTCGGGCAGGAGGACCTGAAATCGGCGTTGCTGTTGAACGCGGTCAACCGTGACATCGGCGGTGTCCTGATCCGGGGCGAACGGGGCACCGGCAAGAGCTCCGCGGTTCGGGGGCTCGAACGCGTGCTCCCGGAGATTCGTGTCGTCGCGGACTGTCGCTTCAATTGCCCGCCGGACGACCCGGCACGGCAGTGCGCGGCGTGTCGCGAGCGGACGGCGACCGAAACGGAGCGGGTACCGACGCCCGTCGTCGACCTGCCACTCGGCGCGACCGAGGATCGCCTCCTCGGCTCGCTCGACTTCGAGCAGGCGCTGAACGAAGGAGTCAGCGCGCTCGATCCGGGGTTGCTCGCCCGGGCGAACCGCGGGGTGCTCTACGTCGACGAGGTGAACCTTCTCGATGACCACCTCGTCGACCTGTTGCTGGATGCGGCCGCGAGCGGCGTCAACCGGATCGAACGCGAGGGGCTCACGATCACGCACCCGGCCGAGTTCGTCCTCGTGGGAACGATGAACCCCGAGGAGGGGCGGCTCCGGCCCCAGTTTCTGGACCGCTTCGGCCTCCAGGTGGACGCGGAGGCGCCGACCGATCCCGAGACGCGGGCGTCGATCGTCGAGGTGGCCGAGGCGTTCGAACGCGACCCGGACGCGGTTCGCGAACGGTATCGGGACGCGGAACGCCGACTCGGGGAGCGGATCGTGACGGCCCGCGACCGCTACGACGACATCACGCTGGACGACGAGCGCCGTCGAACCATCGCCGAACTCTGCATCGCGGCCGGCGTCGAAGGAAATCGCGGCGACATCACGACCGCACGGTGTGCGCGAGCGATAGCCGCACTCGACGGCCGGACCGCGGTCGAGGACGCGGACGTGCGGCGGGCGGCGGCGTTTGCGCTCCCCCACCGCATCCCCAGCGACCCCTTCGACGACGAGGTGTCGGTGGATCGACTCGCCGCCGACCACCTCGACGACACGTCGACGGCCGACAGCGTGACCGACGACCGCTCGAACGACGACCCGGCCACGGGCGACTCCGAAGCAGCGCCCGAGCGTGGCCGACGTGGCGGGAGCGAGGACCGGCGCGACGACGACGCGATCGACCGGGCGATCCGGAGGCTCCGGGATTTTTTCTGA